A single region of the Candidatus Protochlamydia amoebophila UWE25 genome encodes:
- the groL gene encoding chaperonin GroEL (60 kDa chaperone family; promotes refolding of misfolded polypeptides especially under stressful conditions; forms two stacked rings of heptamers to form a barrel-shaped 14mer; ends can be capped by GroES; misfolded proteins enter the barrel where they are refolded when GroES binds) has translation MSIPKEIIFEEEAREFLLKGIKKLADVVAFTLGPKGRNVGLEKSWGAPTITNDGASIIRDIQLEDKYENMGVAMAKEVVQKIKEKCGDGTTSGALLLRSLVEAGIKNISSGASPIGIKRGMDKAVEVVVKAIEKAAIPVKTKQETRNVAVVSASGNQEIGELIAEAMEKVSNSGAITIEEGKGTETSIEVVKGMKFDRGYVSPYLCTNLEKMIVEMDHAQILLVDKKISSIHELLPVLQATAASGRELLIIAEDIDGDALSTLVVNKLRGTLKVAAVKAPGFGDRRKAMLQDIATLTAATVVSEELGISLKEIPATALGSAEKVTVTKESTTIVGGTGAQEDIAARIKQIDAEINLAQSSYDKEKLEERRAKLSGGVAVIRVGAATETEMKQKKQMFDDSLNSTKAALEEGIVPGGGVALLNASKTLGQLKLEGDEAVGAKIVLQACETPIKQIVQNTGFDGSVVLNEVLNSPANFGFNALTEKVEDLIAAGVIDPAKVIKNTLTYAASTAGIVLLSEALIADADDEEEENSTK, from the coding sequence ATGTCAATACCTAAAGAAATTATTTTTGAAGAGGAAGCACGGGAATTTCTTTTAAAGGGAATCAAGAAATTAGCCGATGTTGTTGCCTTCACCCTTGGCCCTAAAGGAAGAAATGTAGGTCTTGAAAAAAGTTGGGGAGCTCCCACAATCACAAACGACGGCGCAAGCATCATTCGAGATATTCAACTCGAAGACAAATACGAAAATATGGGCGTTGCAATGGCAAAAGAAGTCGTCCAAAAAATTAAAGAAAAGTGTGGAGATGGAACAACAAGTGGAGCTCTACTTTTAAGATCTTTAGTGGAAGCCGGTATAAAAAATATTTCTTCTGGAGCAAGTCCAATCGGAATTAAAAGAGGGATGGATAAAGCTGTTGAAGTTGTTGTAAAAGCAATTGAAAAGGCAGCTATTCCAGTTAAAACAAAACAAGAAACAAGAAACGTTGCTGTTGTTTCCGCTTCCGGTAATCAAGAAATTGGCGAATTAATTGCAGAAGCGATGGAAAAAGTGAGTAATTCCGGCGCTATTACAATCGAAGAAGGAAAGGGTACCGAAACAAGTATAGAAGTTGTCAAAGGGATGAAATTTGATCGTGGTTATGTCAGTCCTTACCTTTGCACGAACCTCGAAAAAATGATTGTTGAAATGGATCATGCTCAAATCCTCCTCGTTGATAAAAAAATTTCTAGTATTCATGAATTACTTCCTGTGCTTCAAGCTACGGCTGCATCAGGACGCGAACTTTTAATCATTGCCGAAGATATTGACGGAGATGCATTGTCAACACTAGTCGTCAATAAACTTCGTGGTACTCTAAAAGTAGCTGCTGTTAAAGCCCCAGGGTTTGGCGATCGTCGTAAAGCAATGCTTCAAGATATTGCAACGTTAACAGCCGCTACGGTTGTTTCTGAAGAACTTGGCATTTCTTTAAAAGAAATTCCAGCAACAGCTTTAGGATCAGCAGAAAAAGTAACTGTCACGAAAGAATCAACAACGATTGTTGGTGGAACAGGAGCTCAAGAAGATATCGCTGCAAGAATTAAACAAATTGATGCCGAAATTAACTTGGCACAAAGTTCTTATGATAAAGAAAAACTAGAAGAGCGACGAGCTAAATTGAGTGGTGGCGTTGCTGTTATTCGAGTAGGTGCGGCGACAGAGACTGAAATGAAGCAGAAAAAACAAATGTTTGATGATAGCTTAAATTCAACAAAAGCTGCTTTAGAAGAAGGAATTGTTCCGGGTGGAGGAGTTGCTTTACTAAACGCAAGTAAAACGTTGGGCCAACTAAAACTAGAAGGCGATGAAGCGGTAGGAGCTAAAATTGTTTTGCAGGCTTGCGAAACACCTATTAAACAAATTGTGCAAAATACCGGTTTTGATGGAAGTGTCGTCTTAAATGAAGTCCTCAATTCTCCTGCCAATTTCGGATTTAATGCTTTAACTGAAAAAGTCGAAGACTTAATTGCCGCTGGCGTGATAGATCCTGCCAAAGTCATTAAAAATACGCTTACCTACGCAGCATCAACTGCCGGTATTGTGCTTCTTTCTGAAGCATTGATCGCAGATGCGGATGATGAAGAAGAAGAAAACTCTACTAAATAA
- a CDS encoding sodium-dependent transporter: MQKQREHWSSHLGFILAAAGSAIGLGTLWKFPYVTGENGGGLFVFIYILCTFFIGVPVFIAELILGRKAQRGAVGIFASLANNSAAWKTVGWLGVASSFLIMSFYSILAGWGLNYIFMSLSQFYKDRTAQEISGVFDILASSADITLFWHFLFTALTAAVVYRGIRQGIEYWSRFMTIGLLIILLSMCAYAFTLPGFREGVNFIFYPDLSRFKPSAAIDALGLSFFTLSLGQGIMLTYGSYMRRGDNIPKTAVIIGVMIVLISLLAGLMIFPIIFSFGFAPEAGPGLVFKTLPVLFAQLPGALFISTAFFVLFVFTALTSAVALIEVVTANFTDLLGWSRQKAVLIVSISCFIFGIPSALSNTNTLFANWPAIYGKTFFQTIDDLVTLWFLPIGGLLVSIFTGWVLDKELAKEEFSSGTTMRWLWHPWIFFIRWVAPIAIVFIILQQSGLIDIDTYFSQRKVISHL; the protein is encoded by the coding sequence ATGCAAAAACAAAGAGAGCACTGGAGTTCACATTTAGGATTTATTCTTGCGGCAGCGGGATCGGCAATTGGTCTCGGAACGTTATGGAAATTTCCTTATGTCACAGGTGAAAACGGTGGAGGGCTCTTTGTTTTTATTTATATTTTATGCACGTTTTTTATTGGAGTTCCAGTTTTTATTGCGGAATTGATTTTGGGTCGAAAAGCCCAACGTGGAGCTGTTGGCATTTTTGCAAGCTTAGCTAATAACTCTGCTGCTTGGAAAACTGTGGGTTGGTTAGGAGTTGCCTCTTCTTTTTTAATCATGTCTTTTTATAGTATTTTAGCGGGATGGGGGCTCAATTACATTTTCATGTCTCTCAGTCAATTTTACAAGGATCGGACAGCCCAAGAAATTTCAGGGGTTTTTGACATCCTTGCTTCTTCAGCTGATATCACTTTATTCTGGCATTTTCTCTTCACGGCATTGACAGCCGCCGTCGTTTATCGAGGCATTCGTCAAGGAATTGAGTATTGGAGCCGCTTTATGACGATTGGTCTATTAATTATTCTTTTAAGTATGTGTGCGTATGCTTTCACCCTTCCAGGATTTCGAGAAGGAGTTAATTTTATTTTCTATCCAGATTTATCTCGTTTTAAACCCTCTGCTGCTATTGATGCTCTCGGGCTATCTTTCTTTACGCTTAGTTTAGGTCAAGGGATCATGTTGACTTACGGGAGCTATATGAGAAGAGGGGACAATATTCCTAAAACGGCAGTGATCATAGGTGTCATGATTGTATTGATTTCTTTATTGGCAGGCCTCATGATTTTCCCTATTATTTTTTCTTTTGGATTTGCACCCGAAGCAGGTCCTGGGCTTGTCTTCAAAACATTACCGGTTTTATTTGCTCAGTTGCCGGGAGCTCTTTTTATTTCTACCGCATTTTTCGTGTTATTTGTGTTTACGGCACTCACTTCTGCTGTCGCTTTAATCGAAGTTGTCACAGCAAATTTTACTGATTTACTCGGTTGGTCACGTCAAAAAGCTGTTTTAATTGTGTCGATTAGTTGTTTTATATTTGGTATTCCTAGCGCATTATCTAATACAAATACGTTATTTGCAAACTGGCCCGCCATTTATGGAAAAACTTTTTTTCAAACTATTGATGATTTGGTTACTCTTTGGTTTTTACCTATTGGAGGGTTATTAGTGTCTATTTTTACGGGTTGGGTTTTAGATAAAGAATTAGCGAAAGAGGAGTTTTCTTCTGGTACGACCATGCGTTGGTTATGGCACCCGTGGATTTTCTTTATTCGTTGGGTTGCTCCCATTGCTATTGTATTTATCATTCTACAGCAGAGTGGTTTGATTGATATCGACACTTATTTCAGTCAGAGAAAAGTAATAAGTCATTTATAA
- a CDS encoding YkgJ family cysteine cluster protein: MLKIIKEENPWYAEGLSFECTGCGQCCTGAPGYIWVNEEEIEQIAFHLHLSIQEFADHYLRSINGRFSLLERPQTYDCVFLKDKKCQIYSVRPTQCRTYPWWPQNLKTKRDWKEAAKWCEGISETAPVVSVDKIHEQLQRQLRENNQP, from the coding sequence ATGTTAAAAATCATTAAAGAAGAAAATCCGTGGTATGCAGAAGGATTATCGTTTGAATGCACTGGGTGCGGTCAATGCTGTACAGGTGCTCCTGGATATATTTGGGTCAATGAAGAAGAAATCGAACAAATCGCTTTTCATTTACATTTATCCATTCAAGAATTTGCAGATCATTATTTACGCTCTATTAATGGGCGTTTTTCACTGCTTGAGAGGCCACAAACTTATGATTGTGTATTTCTAAAAGATAAAAAATGCCAAATTTATTCCGTCCGTCCTACCCAATGTCGTACCTACCCTTGGTGGCCCCAAAACCTGAAAACAAAAAGAGATTGGAAAGAAGCTGCTAAATGGTGTGAAGGAATTTCGGAAACAGCTCCTGTTGTCTCCGTAGATAAAATTCATGAGCAATTACAGAGACAACTGCGTGAAAATAACCAGCCATGA
- a CDS encoding Mrp/NBP35 family ATP-binding protein, producing the protein MTNKVLAIGSGKEVMDKSTVAVNLAVAFYN; encoded by the coding sequence ATGACAAATAAAGTTTTAGCTATTGGATCTGGTAAAGAGGTGATGGATAAATCAACAGTCGCTGTCAACTTAGCTGTCGCTTTTTACAATTAG